From the Bartonella tribocorum CIP 105476 genome, the window AATAAAAGGAACCTTCAAAACCTTCAAAACCCTCGAAACTCATAGTTGATACGTCCTTTGAAGGTTCACTTTATGAATAAAGGGGATAGGGTTTAATCCTTCATAAGACTTCCCAATGCCTTATTGGGGTGTCTTATGCCCCTTCACTAAAGGATTCCATTCATAGCGTATGGTAGGTCGACCGCCTTGTGAGCTCTTGTCTTCAGAGATTTCACGAATATAGTTACAACGGCATAAAAGCTCTAAAGCTTGTTTAACGGCTTGATTGTCTTTTAAAGAGGTCCAACTTCTTTGATGAATATCACGGTGTGTAAAAACATCGGGTAAATGATCACAACGCTCGACAATTAATTTGGCACGCTCTGCTATTAATGTATTCCCCGCCGCATAAAGACGTTTGACATGACTTAACAAATATTTTTCCCAATACAAGGCTCTTTCAAGCGCATTTCTATTGATTTCAAAACGACCACCCTCAACCAGTTCAAAAATCAACGCAAGGATTGGTATGGTTTCGTTCATTTTTATAAGATGCGCTTGTAAACTTTCAGAAAAATGACCATCATTTATTTTTTTCTGAAAATTTTCCCACCATTCACGAAAGATCTCTTGGGCTTCGGCAGAAAAGCGCATGGTTATCGGATATTTTGGTGATCCTAATGGTTTATCATAAAGAGAACGAAAAACCCCTTGATAACTTTCCCATGCCTCTTTTTTAGCAGGTCTATCGACCCATAACCGCTCTTGTCGTGTATCGGGAAAGATCAGCATTTGAAACCGTTGCAATAAACCATCATCGTTTATCCCACGGTGCATGGCTTTAATGAGTGGAATAAGGCGTGTAGGTTGAATGCCCCCTATGATTGAAAGGGTTGCATTGGGAATATGAATGGTTCCACGCCCAATCCGGTCATAGGTGTGTGATTGATTGCCATTAAAAGCTTTTAGATAAAAGGAACGGTCTGATTGATATTCCTTTCTTTCCAAATTGGCTAAAAAACCAGTCAGTTCATCACACACCATTAAGAGACCACGGGGGTTTTCTTTCAACAATTCGCCTAGCTTTTCTACGGTCACATCATTGACGATAAGACGTCGTTTTATAGAACTATCATCTTCTTCACTTTCTTTGTGTTCAAGAGTTTGTGAAAGAAGAGCAAGGGCTTGTTCCTTATCTTGATTTTTCAATGCTTTGTAAGCTTTTCTTTTATTTTCTTTTATTTCTAATTCATTGAAGATTTCTTTTGTTTTTTGCTGTTTTTTCTTCTTTTCCCACTCTTGATACCATTCATTTTCAAAGATAGAGAGAGGTTTTAAAGCAGCTTGCATGGTAGGTGATTTCATGGTCGAAGGTTGCCCCACAACGGCACCCCAGAGATTAGGAACAATTTTCCAATTATCATCATGTTGTTTTGGGGCAATCCGCACGCCATTACCAATAACGGCAGCCAAAGCACAGAGAGCAGAGATAGCAATAAAATCCATAGGGGCTTGTTGGCTATCCGCAACGTCATAAACATAGTCCATTAATGACATTGGCAGCTGTAATACTTTAAAAGGCTCGACGGGTAAGAGAGTATATTCAAGTGGTTTTAATTCCCCCCAACCATTTTGTTGCAATGCGATTTCATAAGGAATGGCTTCTAAACAAGTCTTATCATTAAAAAAAACATTATCGTTATCATTGAATGAAACATTTTGATTGTTGGCATCGACAATATTGTTTTTATTCTCTCTCATTTATTTATACCTTTTCGTATCAAAACATCATTGAAATCTAGACCGTAGGGGGCTTGCATCATAAAAACCTCAAAGCCTTGTCTATAAGCGCGCGCAGCGAGGTTAAAACCTGCTTTACGACCCGCTTCATCACCGTCCATTGCAATGGTGAGACGGGCTTTGGTTTTGGGTAAATTCACACGCATCATGCCATGGGTTGAAAGGGACGCCCATAAATCAACGGGCTCTGATAACAACCCAGACAGCAGAGCCAAACCGGTTTCAATGCCCTCACAAATGACCAGATGTTTTGGATTGGCTTGACTTAAATGCACAGCACCACCCATGACAGAACCCAACATGGCTTTGGCTGGTTTTTGATCTGTTTTGCACCCATTGTTTTGTAAAAAGGTTCTATGAATGGCAAAGGAACCAGCCCCCTTAACAAGAGCAATCAACGCGGGCAATGTACCCCCAGAGGGGTGTAGACATTTGTCGTAAAAGCATAAATCAGCAGGCAAATCACATGTGATCCCCCGCATACGTAAATAGGTTTCTGCTAAAGTGTTTTTAATTGGTTGGCTTTGTTGCCAAATTACTTTTGCTCTCTCTGCTTTCCTTTTTGCTTGTTTGAGATCAGCACAAAACTGTTTGGATAAAGAAAGCGTATGAGCACAAGCTTTATCAAAAAAGGCTTGTTTACTAAGCAATCCAATTCTAATAAGCGCTTGTATGATCTCTCTAAAAGAGCAGCCAGCATGACAATAAAGTAAGAGACGCCCATCATGTCCATTTTTAATGGATAAGCTAGGTAGCCTATCATCATGAGCGGGACAATGAGCAAGTCCAGAATCCCCATGCCAAGAACCACGTAATGCGTAAGTAATTTTTTGAGCTGTTGTATACAATGTATAAGCGTTGCCTATAACATGTGTAAAATGCATAAAAATCCCTCACTAATACTTGCATTTCAGAACAGCTTCTGTTATTTCGGTATTGCGACTATCGAAATACTTTGTCTGTCTTAAAAGGCGAAGTTTTCTTTAGGCGGCGTTTTTGCAATGTTGGCTTTTTGCTTTCTTGACTGTATCATGGATATTCGCTTATAACCAACATGGTAGGCGTAAGCTTGTAAGCAATGCGCCGCCAATATATCTCTTATATCAATTTATTTTGCAGTTTTATGGACTGTAAGAAAGAATTGAGTTTATTTCATAGAGAACCCCTCCAAAACATTGAATACATTTTGGTTTAATTTTTAGAATCAATTTTATCTAACTGTATTAAACTAACAACTCTTGGTAAGTTTTTCCAGTGAAAAAATGATTTTTTTATTTTTTAAAAACAAGATTTTGTGTTTTTTTCTTATGATAAAGACAAGATTTTGTAAAAAACGTTATGGATAAAATCATGGCGTAATAATCTAATAACTTGGTGTTGTTTGATA encodes:
- a CDS encoding YfjI family protein gives rise to the protein MRENKNNIVDANNQNVSFNDNDNVFFNDKTCLEAIPYEIALQQNGWGELKPLEYTLLPVEPFKVLQLPMSLMDYVYDVADSQQAPMDFIAISALCALAAVIGNGVRIAPKQHDDNWKIVPNLWGAVVGQPSTMKSPTMQAALKPLSIFENEWYQEWEKKKKQQKTKEIFNELEIKENKRKAYKALKNQDKEQALALLSQTLEHKESEEDDSSIKRRLIVNDVTVEKLGELLKENPRGLLMVCDELTGFLANLERKEYQSDRSFYLKAFNGNQSHTYDRIGRGTIHIPNATLSIIGGIQPTRLIPLIKAMHRGINDDGLLQRFQMLIFPDTRQERLWVDRPAKKEAWESYQGVFRSLYDKPLGSPKYPITMRFSAEAQEIFREWWENFQKKINDGHFSESLQAHLIKMNETIPILALIFELVEGGRFEINRNALERALYWEKYLLSHVKRLYAAGNTLIAERAKLIVERCDHLPDVFTHRDIHQRSWTSLKDNQAVKQALELLCRCNYIREISEDKSSQGGRPTIRYEWNPLVKGHKTPQ
- a CDS encoding DUF7146 domain-containing protein, which encodes MHFTHVIGNAYTLYTTAQKITYALRGSWHGDSGLAHCPAHDDRLPSLSIKNGHDGRLLLYCHAGCSFREIIQALIRIGLLSKQAFFDKACAHTLSLSKQFCADLKQAKRKAERAKVIWQQSQPIKNTLAETYLRMRGITCDLPADLCFYDKCLHPSGGTLPALIALVKGAGSFAIHRTFLQNNGCKTDQKPAKAMLGSVMGGAVHLSQANPKHLVICEGIETGLALLSGLLSEPVDLWASLSTHGMMRVNLPKTKARLTIAMDGDEAGRKAGFNLAARAYRQGFEVFMMQAPYGLDFNDVLIRKGINK